Proteins encoded together in one Telopea speciosissima isolate NSW1024214 ecotype Mountain lineage chromosome 6, Tspe_v1, whole genome shotgun sequence window:
- the LOC122663813 gene encoding pentatricopeptide repeat-containing protein At4g18840-like, with amino-acid sequence MAVSTIRLTSLSLDRILKTQQNLSKPFPSRIWKEFGPESHGFDDEGSSTLTLSHPILRFLESFNGTIEEFNQIHAQLLVFGIFQHPFAAGRVIRKLCSSPSLVPHAVSIFSQLDEPDAFICNTILRTYVNLKDPDSAIDFYYWHMIRKCVLPNHYTFPLLTKMSAELGSIREGERAHSQIVKFGLESDLFVRNSLIHMYCVCGRIEDARWLFDRCSDSDLVTWNSMIDGYVKNGDVGAARLLFDEMPERDIVSWNSMIAGYVGAEDMESAEEIFGRMPVRDVVSWNSMIDGYARAEVVLAARELFDQMPYQNLVSWNIMLAVYVRIKDCNECLRLFDRMVSGRETSPNEATLVSVLTACAGLGRLDRGKWVHSYIRETGKIKPDVLLSTSLLTMYAKCGAMESAREVFDEMQERSVVSWNSMIMGYGIHGQGEKALEIFLEMEKRGPTPNDATFVCVLSACTHAGMVLEGWWYFDLMHRVYKIEPKVEHYGCMVDLLGRAGLMKDSEELIRKMPMKAGPALWGALLSSCRAHSNLELGEILGKQLIELEPQDVGPYVMLSNIYAAEGKWDEVEMVRKMIREKGLHKAAGYSLVNLGGADFESIVDDTSSVHRKRMMYSMLSAMGTQMKLSCRDCGETEYYKIL; translated from the coding sequence ATGGCCGTTAGCACCATACGCTTAACGTCCCTCTCCCTCGACAGAATCCTTAAGACCCAACAAAACCTCTCTAAACCCTTTCCTTCAAGAATCTGGAAGGAATTCGGACCTGAATCTCATGGATTCGACGATGAAGGCTCGTCCACCTTGAcactcagccaccccattttgcgCTTCCTCGAATCCTTCAATGGTACCATTGAAGAATTCAACCAAATACATGCCCAACTCCTCGTCTTCGGCATCTTCCAACACCCGTTCGCCGCCGGCCGAGTCATTCGGAAGCTTTGCTCCTCTCCCTCTTTGGTTCCTCATGCCGTCTCTATCTTCTCTCAGCTCGATGAACCCGATGCCTTCATCTGTAACACCATTCTCAGAACTTATGTGAATCTGAAAGACCCAGATAGTGCAATTGACTTCTACTATTGGCATATGATCAGGAAATGTGTTTTGCCCAATCATTATACGTTCCCCCTTTTGACTAAGATGTCGGCCGAGCTTGGTTCGATTCGAGAAGGGGAAAGAGCACATTCCCAGATCGTGAAATTTGGTTTAGAATCGGATTTGTTTGTGCGGAACTCTTTGATTCATATGTACTGTGTTTGTGGAAGAATTGAGGATGCACGCTGGTTGTTCGATCGATGTTCTGACTCGGATTTGGTTACTTGGAATTCTATGATTGATGGGTATGTGAAGAATGGAGATGTTGGTGCTGCTCGTTTGCTATTCGATGAGATGCCTGAGAGAGATATAGTGAGTTGGAATTCGATGATTGCTGGTTATGTGGGAGCTGAGGATATGGAGTCAGCGGAAGAGATTTTTGGGAGGATGCCGGTTAGAGATGTTGTGTCTTGGAACTCTATGATTGATGGGTATGCTCGGGCTGAAGTTGTTTTGGCTGCTCGAGAGCTTTTTGATCAGATGCCATATCAGAATTTAGTTTCCTGGAATATCATGTTGGCAGTTTATGTGAGAATCAAAGATTGCAATGAGTGTCTCAGACTGTTTGATAGGATGGTAAGTGGACGAGAGACAAGTCCAAATGAGGCAACTCTTGTTAGCGTTTTAACTGCTTGTGCAGGCTTAGGTAGGCTTGATAGAGGCAAGTGGGTACATTCCTACATTAGAGAGACTGGGAAGATCAAACCTGATGTGTTACTCTCAACCTCTTTATTGACGATGTATGCAAAGTGTGGAGCCATGGAATCTGCAAGAGAGGTCTTTGATGAGATGCAGGAGAGGAGTGTTGTGTCATGGAATTCTATGATCATGGGGTATGGAATTCATGGTCAAGGAGAGAAGGCCCTTGAGATATTCTTGGAGATGGAAAAGAGAGGACCAACACCAAATGATGCTACCTTTGTATGCGTCCTTTCTGCATGCACTCATGCAGGGATGGTATTAGAGGGTTGGTGGTATTTTGATCTGATGCATCGAGTTTACAAGATTGAACCCAAGGTTGAGCATTATGGTTGTATGGTTGATCTTCTTGGTCGTGCAGGTTTAATGAAAGACTCGGAAGAACTTATAAGGAAAATGCCGATGAAGGCAGGTCCAGCCTTGTGGGGGGCTCTTCTGTCATCATGTAGGGCACATTCGAATCTCGAACTAGGAGAAATTTTGGGCAAGCAACTGATTGAGTTGGAACCGCAGGATGTTGGCCCTTATGTGATGTTATCAAATATTTATGCTGCAGAAGGTAAATGGGATGAAGTTGAGATGGTGAGGAAGATGATTAGGGAGAAAGGGTTACACAAAGCTGCAGGGTATAGCCTGGTTAACCTTGGTGGAGCTGACTTTGAGTCTATTGTGGATGATACTTCTTCTGTC